In Rhodanobacteraceae bacterium, the following proteins share a genomic window:
- a CDS encoding SPOR domain-containing protein, which produces MLPRILFMLLLAMNLASAAWWYWRAQAPTQAPAKPAATTPTLVLLSERDANAMSDAASAATSAAAPRDPAAPAAICAALGPFKTQSDLNRGMQLLTPLVARIQYQESSSVTTRGYWVYLPAFESRDAALKSARQLNSANVRDYYVVTAGDHENTVSLGLFRDRDNAARRQAQIAALGFPARLEERTEVERVYWIEFEQRDASAPDYSALPDSMLLSLKPRSCGG; this is translated from the coding sequence ATGCTGCCGCGCATCCTGTTCATGTTGCTGCTGGCGATGAACCTGGCTTCCGCCGCCTGGTGGTACTGGCGTGCCCAGGCGCCCACCCAAGCGCCGGCCAAGCCCGCAGCTACCACGCCGACCCTGGTGCTGCTGAGCGAGCGTGACGCCAACGCGATGTCGGACGCCGCCAGCGCCGCGACCAGCGCCGCCGCGCCGCGGGATCCTGCGGCTCCGGCCGCGATCTGTGCTGCCCTCGGCCCGTTCAAGACCCAGTCCGATCTCAACCGCGGCATGCAGTTGCTGACGCCGCTGGTGGCGCGCATCCAGTACCAGGAGAGCAGCAGCGTCACCACGCGCGGCTACTGGGTCTACCTGCCGGCTTTCGAGAGCCGCGATGCGGCGCTGAAATCGGCGCGCCAGTTGAACTCGGCGAATGTGCGCGACTATTACGTGGTGACCGCCGGCGACCACGAGAACACTGTCTCGCTCGGCCTGTTCCGCGACCGCGACAATGCCGCGCGGCGGCAGGCGCAGATCGCGGCGCTCGGCTTCCCGGCCCGGCTGGAGGAGCGCACCGAGGTCGAGCGCGTCTACTGGATCGAGTTCGAGCAGAGGGACGCCAGCGCGCCAGACTACAGCGCGCTGCCGGATTCGATGCTGCTCTCGCTCAAGCCGCGCAGTTGCGGTGGCTGA
- a CDS encoding alpha/beta fold hydrolase: MHGIWMRAGITARLAAQLGTAGFEVTRFDYPSIRAPFSAHHARLRALIQTLPRPVHLVGHSLGGVLAVDFLQRSGLPLADVERVVCLGSPLNGSALARRLRQVRLDRLGMGHARDALVDGLPPWTGPQAVGVVAGEVAFGLSLLLGPLPRPNDGTVAVAETRLPGIADHACVNAAHTALLFSERAAALTARFLRRGDFGET; this comes from the coding sequence ATGCACGGGATCTGGATGCGCGCCGGCATCACCGCGCGCCTGGCCGCGCAGCTGGGAACCGCCGGTTTCGAGGTCACCCGCTTCGACTACCCGAGCATCCGTGCGCCGTTCAGCGCACACCACGCACGTCTGCGCGCGCTCATCCAGACCCTGCCGCGCCCGGTGCACCTGGTCGGCCACAGTCTCGGCGGGGTGCTCGCGGTGGATTTCCTGCAGCGCAGCGGCCTGCCGCTCGCCGATGTCGAGCGCGTCGTCTGCCTGGGATCGCCACTCAATGGCAGCGCGCTCGCACGCCGGTTGCGCCAGGTGCGCCTGGACCGGCTGGGCATGGGCCACGCCCGCGATGCGCTGGTCGACGGGCTGCCGCCCTGGACCGGCCCGCAAGCGGTGGGGGTGGTGGCGGGCGAGGTGGCGTTCGGCCTCAGCCTGCTGCTTGGCCCGCTGCCGCGCCCGAACGACGGCACTGTGGCGGTGGCCGAAACCCGCTTGCCGGGTATTGCCGACCACGCGTGCGTCAATGCGGCACACACTGCGCTGCTGTTCTCCGAGCGCGCCGCGGCGCTGACTGCGCGCTTCCTGCGCCGCGGTGACTTCGGCGAGACCTGA
- a CDS encoding DUF4345 family protein, which yields MFESDLARQILLGLTAAVFALLALRSAWVPDSVARELGYTLDGANAYSELHAIYVGLWLAHAGLGLWAMLHVEQAVLGDILALLVLGQPLGRLLALPRHGWPQGPLLVFFALEVVGGVALLCVRPAG from the coding sequence GTGTTCGAAAGCGATCTTGCGCGCCAGATCCTGCTCGGCCTGACCGCGGCGGTGTTCGCGCTGCTCGCGCTGCGCAGCGCGTGGGTGCCCGACAGCGTGGCGCGCGAACTCGGCTACACGCTCGACGGCGCGAATGCCTACAGCGAGCTGCATGCGATCTACGTGGGGCTGTGGCTGGCGCACGCAGGCCTGGGCCTGTGGGCGATGCTGCACGTCGAGCAGGCGGTGCTTGGCGACATCCTCGCTTTGCTGGTCCTTGGCCAGCCGCTCGGGCGGCTGCTCGCGCTGCCGCGGCATGGATGGCCGCAGGGGCCGCTGCTGGTGTTCTTCGCGCTGGAAGTGGTGGGTGGCGTGGCGCTGCTGTGCGTTCGCCCGGCGGGCTGA
- a CDS encoding DUF2135 domain-containing protein — protein sequence MNRLLLSLLALALPAVAAALTPLPPPPPPPPPQVWIPPGQGLVPIRLGELDIQIRTHGFIARTTLDLRFDNPNARVLEGEFVFPLAAGQTVAGYALEVNGSMREGVVVDKQTARVAFEETSRRQIDPGLAELTAGNVFRTRLYPIPANGSKRVRLHLESTLADHGDSWRYLLPMQFKEPVGRLHVRAETTLSEAAPLGDDLKIDPELRFDRSGSAWISEFTRENVLPRSELAFRIPKDSDRAQVEAADLRDPAWRSLIALTDSGRPSGVGYLKPRRIALFYDASASARERNRAREAAVLGAHIRALGEVEVLLVAFRNDADLPQRFKLRGGDAAPLLDAITALPLDGGSSYGAIDVARLEGIDQVLVIGDGLSNFGPGEAQLRAADGARPPVFVLHSAQQADPARLARIARAGGGRMLDLAAVTAEAAAEVLRRRDWRLLDARATGGECREISPTAPAPVDARVTVTARCRGQGELRLRFGDGAGQVVERSVAFGRGELASGALADSVHRLWAQAWLAELAVAAKRDVAAMAVIGKRYGVVTEATSLLVLDRIEDYVRYGVEPKEADLLAEYRRLQGSQPKVDADPGRDARLADLTRRWREFRDWHGASYPGIESLLLPMVEAEAAAWPAAGRDKAWDQGRIEADALVKQARGLIERWPVAGAQAASRAQWEREVARVVYAMEALRQRRAELPQISAGPRDDAPVLADSVSAAEMAGEPAPEEAPRPSPAPPPQASAQPAAVASSAPVGANGGAALDSRERAGAERKEAADGEDVIAAVQATQAQIELTGWNPDTPYLDGIRDAADPYRAYLAARETHGSMPAFYLDVADFLREQAKAPRLALRVLSNLAELDVANTALTRVLAYRLAQWTLHDLAVPQFEYALEQRPEEPQSYRDLALALARQRNPDRARAVELLWQVAMRDWHGRFPDIELIALHEMNDVLAQAPDSAATGVDKLGIPAELLDPVAVGLRVVLTWDADNTDIDLWVVDPSGDKAVYSQPRTKTGGHMSRDFTGGYGPEVYTIRKPLPGTYVVMANYFGDRRQSLTGPVTIQLEFQTRFGTRHSERVATTRRLESGSQTIEIGKFKVGAE from the coding sequence GTGAACCGCCTGTTGCTGTCGCTGCTGGCCCTCGCGCTGCCCGCCGTCGCTGCGGCGCTGACCCCGCTCCCGCCGCCGCCCCCGCCCCCGCCGCCGCAGGTCTGGATCCCGCCCGGCCAGGGCCTGGTGCCGATCCGCCTGGGCGAGCTGGACATCCAGATCCGCACCCATGGTTTCATCGCGCGCACCACGCTGGACCTGCGCTTCGACAATCCGAACGCGCGCGTGCTCGAAGGCGAGTTCGTGTTCCCGCTGGCAGCCGGCCAGACCGTGGCGGGCTATGCGCTGGAGGTGAACGGCTCGATGCGCGAGGGTGTAGTGGTCGACAAGCAGACTGCGCGCGTCGCCTTCGAGGAAACCTCGCGGCGACAGATCGATCCGGGCCTGGCCGAACTGACGGCCGGCAATGTGTTCCGCACGCGGCTGTACCCGATCCCGGCGAACGGCAGCAAGCGCGTGCGCCTGCACCTGGAGAGCACCCTCGCCGACCATGGCGATTCCTGGCGCTACCTGCTGCCGATGCAGTTCAAGGAACCCGTCGGCCGCTTGCATGTGCGCGCCGAGACCACGCTGTCCGAGGCTGCACCGCTTGGCGACGATCTGAAGATCGATCCGGAGCTGCGCTTCGACCGCAGCGGCTCGGCGTGGATCAGCGAGTTCACCCGCGAGAACGTGCTGCCGCGCAGCGAACTCGCCTTCCGCATTCCCAAGGACAGCGACCGCGCCCAGGTCGAGGCGGCGGACCTGCGCGACCCCGCCTGGCGCAGCTTGATCGCGCTCACCGACAGCGGCCGGCCGAGTGGAGTCGGCTACCTCAAGCCGCGGCGCATTGCGCTGTTCTACGACGCTTCGGCCAGCGCGCGCGAGCGCAACCGTGCACGCGAGGCGGCCGTGCTTGGCGCCCATATCCGCGCGCTGGGCGAGGTGGAGGTGCTGCTGGTCGCCTTCCGCAACGACGCCGACCTCCCGCAGCGCTTCAAGTTGCGCGGCGGCGACGCTGCACCGCTGCTCGATGCGATCACGGCGCTGCCGCTGGATGGCGGCAGCAGCTATGGCGCGATCGATGTGGCGCGACTCGAAGGCATCGACCAGGTGCTGGTGATCGGCGATGGATTGAGCAACTTCGGACCCGGCGAGGCACAACTGAGGGCCGCCGATGGCGCGCGACCGCCGGTCTTCGTGCTGCACTCCGCGCAACAGGCGGACCCGGCGCGGCTGGCGCGGATCGCGCGCGCCGGCGGCGGGCGCATGCTGGACCTGGCAGCGGTCACCGCCGAGGCGGCCGCCGAGGTGCTGCGCCGGCGCGACTGGCGCCTGCTCGATGCGCGCGCGACCGGCGGCGAATGTCGCGAGATCAGCCCGACAGCGCCGGCACCGGTCGACGCCCGGGTGACCGTGACCGCCCGCTGCCGTGGCCAGGGCGAGCTCCGGCTGCGCTTCGGCGATGGCGCCGGACAGGTGGTCGAGCGCAGCGTAGCCTTTGGCCGCGGGGAACTCGCCAGCGGCGCGCTGGCGGACAGCGTGCACCGCTTGTGGGCCCAGGCCTGGCTGGCCGAACTCGCGGTCGCCGCGAAGCGCGATGTCGCCGCGATGGCGGTCATCGGCAAGCGCTACGGCGTGGTCACCGAGGCCACCTCGCTGCTGGTGCTGGACCGCATCGAGGACTATGTCCGCTATGGCGTCGAGCCGAAGGAAGCGGACTTGCTGGCGGAATACCGGCGCCTGCAGGGCAGCCAGCCCAAGGTGGACGCCGATCCCGGGCGCGATGCGCGCCTGGCTGACCTCACCCGCCGCTGGCGCGAGTTCCGCGACTGGCACGGCGCGAGCTATCCGGGCATCGAGAGCCTGCTGCTGCCGATGGTGGAGGCGGAGGCAGCCGCGTGGCCGGCGGCGGGTCGGGACAAGGCCTGGGACCAGGGACGGATCGAGGCGGACGCCCTGGTGAAGCAGGCGCGCGGCCTGATCGAGCGCTGGCCCGTCGCGGGCGCGCAGGCAGCGAGCCGTGCGCAATGGGAACGCGAGGTGGCGCGCGTGGTGTACGCGATGGAAGCGCTGCGCCAGCGGCGCGCGGAGCTGCCGCAGATTTCAGCGGGTCCGCGCGACGATGCGCCGGTCCTGGCGGACAGTGTCAGCGCGGCCGAGATGGCGGGCGAACCCGCGCCTGAGGAAGCGCCGCGACCGTCGCCCGCGCCGCCGCCGCAGGCGTCGGCGCAACCCGCGGCCGTCGCCAGTTCCGCCCCGGTGGGCGCGAATGGCGGGGCGGCGCTGGACAGCCGCGAACGCGCGGGCGCCGAGCGCAAGGAAGCCGCCGATGGCGAAGATGTCATCGCGGCGGTGCAAGCCACCCAGGCGCAGATCGAACTGACCGGCTGGAACCCCGACACGCCCTACCTCGACGGCATCCGCGATGCCGCCGACCCGTATCGCGCTTATCTGGCGGCACGCGAGACCCACGGCAGCATGCCGGCCTTCTACCTCGACGTCGCCGACTTCCTGCGCGAGCAGGCGAAGGCGCCGCGCCTGGCGCTGCGCGTACTGTCGAACTTGGCCGAACTGGATGTCGCCAACACCGCTCTGACGCGCGTGCTGGCCTACCGCTTGGCGCAATGGACGCTGCACGACCTGGCCGTGCCACAGTTCGAATACGCGCTGGAGCAGCGCCCGGAGGAGCCGCAAAGCTATCGCGACCTGGCACTCGCGTTGGCGCGCCAGCGGAATCCGGACCGCGCGCGTGCCGTCGAACTGCTGTGGCAGGTGGCGATGCGCGACTGGCACGGACGCTTCCCGGACATCGAGTTGATCGCGCTGCACGAGATGAACGATGTGCTCGCGCAGGCGCCGGACAGCGCCGCGACCGGCGTCGACAAGCTCGGTATACCGGCCGAACTGCTGGATCCGGTCGCCGTGGGCCTGCGCGTGGTGCTGACCTGGGATGCGGACAACACCGACATCGACCTGTGGGTGGTCGACCCGAGCGGCGACAAGGCGGTCTACAGCCAGCCGCGGACGAAGACCGGCGGCCACATGAGCCGCGACTTCACCGGCGGCTACGGCCCGGAGGTCTACACCATCCGCAAGCCGCTGCCCGGCACCTACGTGGTGATGGCCAACTACTTCGGCGACCGCCGCCAGAGCCTGACCGGCCCGGTCACGATCCAGCTGGAGTTCCAGACCCGCTTCGGCACCCGCCACAGCGAGCGTGTAGCTACCACGCGCCGGCTGGAGAGCGGCAGCCAGACGATCGAGATCGGCAAGTTCAAGGTGGGCGCGGAGTAG
- a CDS encoding IPTL-CTERM sorting domain-containing protein, with protein MVVGFPFNEIPTLSQYGLVLLGLLVGLMGFVAVRRQV; from the coding sequence GTGGTGGTCGGCTTCCCGTTCAACGAGATCCCGACGTTGAGCCAGTACGGGCTGGTGCTGCTGGGCCTGCTGGTCGGTCTGATGGGATTCGTGGCGGTGCGCCGCCAGGTCTGA